One window from the genome of Solea solea chromosome 2, fSolSol10.1, whole genome shotgun sequence encodes:
- the usp9 gene encoding probable ubiquitin carboxyl-terminal hydrolase FAF-X isoform X4 produces MTATTRGSPVGGNDSQGQGQAPDAQSQPPLPQNQTSSPNSSNENSPVSPPDEPGQGDGTPQLEEEEPAFPHTDLAKLDDMINRPRWVVPVLPKGELEVLLEAAIDLSKKGLDVKCEACQRFFRDGLTISFTKILTDEAVSGWKFEIHRCIINNTHRLVELCVAKLSQDWFPLLELLAMATNPHCKFHIYNGTRPSETVPAGAQLADDELFARPPDPRSPKGWLVDLINKFGTLNGFQILHDRFMSGQALNVQIIAALIKPFGQCYEFLTLHTVKKYFLPVIEMVPQFLENLTDEELKKEAKNEAKNDALSMIIKSLKNLASRVPGQEETVKNLEIFRLKMILRLLQISSFNGKMNALNEVNKVISSVSYYTHRHNPEEEEWLTAERMAEWIQQNHILSIVLRDSLHQPQYVEKLEKILRFVIKEKALTMQDLDNIWAAQAGKHEAIVKNVHDLLAKLAWDFSPEQLDHLFDCFKASWTNASKKQREKLLELIRRLAEDDKDGVMAHKVLNLLWNLAHSDDVPVDIMDQALSAHIKILDYSCSQDRDTQKIQWIDRFIEELRTNDKWVIPALKQIREICSLFGEAPQNLSQTQRSPHVFYRHDLINQLQHNHALVTLVAENLSAYMETMRQFSKEEQAEFDPQTVRPGSRYSHVQEVQERLNFLRFLLKDGQLWLCAPQAKQIWKCLAENAVFLCDREACFKWYSKLMGDEPDLDPDINKDFFENNVLQLDPSLLTENGMKCFERFFKAVNCREGKLVAKRRAYMMDDLELIGLDYLWRVVIQGSDDIASRAIDLLKEIYTNLGPKLQVNQVEIHEDFIQSCFDRLKASYDTLCVLDGDKDSINCARQEAIRMVRVLTVLKEYINECDSDYHEERTILPMSRAFRGKHITLIVRFPNQGRQVDDLDIWSHTNDTIGSVRRGILNRIKANAAHTKIELFIGGEVVDPADDRKLIGQLNLKDKTLITAKLTQVSANMPSSPDSSSDSSTGSPGNHGNHFSDGPNPEVESFLPGVIMSLHLRYISFLWQVADLGCSLNMPLLRDGARVLMKLMPPDNTTVENLRAVCLDHAKLGENSLSPSLDSRFFGPSPSQVLYLIEVVYALLMPAIATLGEDASDFQYNFLKSGGLPLVLSMLTRNNFLPTADMETRRGAYLNALKIAKLLLTSVGFGHVKAVAEACQPNAEGNIPVSPINQATHDQALVLQSALQNIPNPASECMLRNVAIRLAQQISDENFFQTSKYLPDICVIRAVQKIVWASGCGTVQLVFSSNEEISKIYEKTNAAKEPDGEDEQVCCEALEVMTLCFALMPTALDTLSKEKAWQTFIIDLLLHCHSKSVRQMAQEQFFLMATRCCMGHRPLLFFITLLFTVLGSTAKERAKYAGDYFILLRHLLNYAYNSNINLPNAEVLLNNEIDWLKRIRDEVKRTGETGVEDTILEGHLGVTKELLAFQTPEKKYYIGCEKGGANLIKELIDDFIFPASNVYLQYMKSGEFPTEQAIPVCSTPASINAGFELLVALAVGCVRNLKQIVDTLTDMYYLGCETLTEWEYLPPVGPRPNKGFVGLKNAGATCYMNSVIQQLYMIPPIRNGILAIEGTGTDVDDDMSGDEKQENESNVDPRDEVFSYHHQFDDKPSSKSEDRKEYNIGVLRHLQVIFGHLAASRLQYYVPRGFWKQFRLWGEPVNLREQHDALEFFNSLVDSLDEALKALGHPAMLSKVLGGSFADQKICQGCPHRYECEESFTTLNVDIRNHQNLLDSMEQYVKGDLLEGANAYHCEKCNKKVDTVKRLLIKKLPPVLAIQLKRFDYDWERECAIKFNDYFEFPRELDMEPYTVAGVAKLEGDDVNPENQVIQQNEPSEPTPPGSSKYRLVGVLVHSGQASGGHYYSYIIQRNGGDGERNRWYKFDDGDVTECKMDDEEEMKNQCFGGEYMGEVFDHMMKRMSYRRQKRWWNAYILFYERMDSLDKDSELVKYISELTISSTKPHQVKMPGVIECSVRKQNVQFMHNRMQYSLEYFQFIKKLLTCNSVYLNPPPGQDHLLPEAEETAMISAQLAARFLFSTGFHTKKVVRGPASDWYDALCILLRHSKNVRYWFAHNVLFAYPNRFSEYLLECPSAEVRGAFAKLIVFIAHFSLQDGPCPSPTASPGPSTQGCDNLSLSDHLLRAVLNLLRREVSEHGRHLQQYFNLFVMYANLGLAEKTQLLKLNVPATFMLVALDEGPGPPIKYQYAELGKLYTVVSQLVRCCDVSSRMQSSINGNPPLPNPYGDTNLTAPVMPVQQLVAEILFVRTSYVKKIIEDCSNSEETVKLLRFSCWENPQFSSTVLSELLWQVAYSYTYELRPYLDLLLQILLIEDSWQTHRIHNVLKGIPDDRDGLFDTIQRSKNHYQKRAYQCIKCMVALFSNCSVAYQILQSNGDLKRKWTWAVEWLGDELERRPYTGNPQYTYNNWSPPVQSNETSNGYFLERSHSARMTLAKACELCPEEEPDEQEAPDDQDSSPPEDTSLYPHSPGTTQFQQNNHPHGQPYTGPAAQHMNNPQRPGPASAPTPGPTQTPTPGPGPTPGPGPRAQENWESTEEVTPAPAPATTSTSTTPAPAPPKE; encoded by the exons ATGACGGCCACCACGCGTGGCTCTCCGGTGGGCGGCAATGACAGTCAGGGCCAGGGCCAGGCACCTGATGCTCAGAGCCAACCCCCACTGCCACAGAACCAG ACATCATCTCCTAACTCATCTAATGAGAACTCTCCAGTAAGCCCACCAGATGAACCTGGTCAGGGGGACGGGACCCCTCagctggaagaggaggagcccGCTTTCCCTCACACTGACCTAGCCAAGTTGGATGACATGATCAACAG gcCTCGTTGGGTTGTTCCAGTTTTGCCAAAAGGAGAGTTAGAAGTTCTCTTGGAAGCTGCTATAGACCTGAGTAAAAAAG GACTGGATGTGAAATGTGAGGCATGTCAGAGGTTTTTCCGGGATGGTCTGACCATCTCCTTCACAAAGATCCTGACAGATGAGGCAGTCAGTGGCTGGAAATTCGAAATTCAT AGGTGTATCATTAATAACACACACCGATTGGTGGAGTTGTGTGTGGCCAAGCTCTCTCAGGACTGGTTCCCGCTACTGGAGCTTCTGGCCATGGCCACCAACCCTCACTGCAAGTTCCACATCTACAATGGCACACGGCCCTCTGAGACCGTCCCTGCTGGAGCCCAGCTGGCTGACGATGAGCTCTTTGCTCGACCACCAGACCCACGATCTCCTAAG GGCTGGTTGGTGGATTTAATAAACAAATTTGGCACGTTAAACGGGTTTCAAATATTGCACGATCGCTTCATGAGCGGCCAAGCACTGAACGTCCAGATCATCGCTGCACTTATCAA gCCTTTTGGCCAGTGTTATGAGTTCCTCACATTGCACACGGTAAAGAAGTACTTCCTTCCAGTCATTGAGATGGTTCCTCAGTTTCTGGAAAATCTAACAGATGAGGAGCTGAAGAAAGAGGCCAAGAATGAAGCCAAAAATGACGCACTGTCCATGATAATCAAGTCTCTGAAAAATCTGGCGTCTCGTGTACCAGGGCAGGAGGAGACCGTGAAGAATTTAGAGATTTTTAGGTTAAAAATGATTCTTAG GTTATTGCAAATTTCTTCTTTTAACGGAAAAATGAATGCactaaatgaagttaacaagGTGATCTCCAGTGTGTCTTACTACACTCATCGACATAACCCAGAAGAGGAGGAGTGGCTGACTGCAGAGCGCATGGCG GAATGGATCCAGCAGAACCACATCCTATCCATTGTGCTCAGGGACAGTTTGCACCAGCCACAGTATGTTGAGAAACTGGAGAAGATCCTTCGCTTCGTTATCAAAGAGAAAGCTCTTACAATGCAGGATCTGGACAACATCTGGGCTGCACAG GCTGGTAAGCATGAGGCTATTGTGAAGAATGTACATGACCTCCTGGCCAAGCTAGCATGGGACTTCTCACCTGAGCAGCTTGATCACCTTTTTGACTGCTTCAAG GCGAGCTGGACCAATGCCAGCAAAAAGCAGCGTGAAAAACTGCTGGAACTTATCCGGCGCTTAGCTGAGGATGATAAGGATGGTGTGATGGCTCACAAAGTCCTTAACCTGCTGTGGAACCTGGCACACAGTGATGATGTACCTGTAGACATCATGGACCAGGCTCTTAGTGCTCACATCAAGATATTGGATTACAGTTGCTCACAG GACCGAGACACTCAGAAAATTCAGTGGATAGATCGCTTCATAGAGGAGCTGCGAACCAATGATAAATGGGTGATCCCTGCCCTGAAGCAAATCAGAGAAATATGTAGCCTCTTTGGAGAAGCGCCTCAAAACCTTAG tcaaaccCAGAGAAGTCCTCATGTGTTTTACCGGCATGACCTGATCAACCAGCTTCAGCATAATCATGCTCTGGTGACCCTAGTGGCTGAGAACCTCTCAGCCTACATGGAGACCATGAGGCAGTTCTCAAAAG AGGAACAAGCTGAGTTTGACCCCCAGACAGTCAGGCCAGGAAGCCGCTACAGCCATGTCCAGGAAGTACAGGAACGACTCAACTTCCTGAG gtTTCTGCTAAAGGATGGCCAGTTGTGGCTCTGTGCCCCACAGGCCAAGCAGATCTGGAAGTGTCTGGCTGAGAATGCAGTATTTCTCTGTGACCGTGAGGCTTGTTTCAAATG GTACTCCAAACTGATGGGGGATGAGCCAGACCTGGACCCAGACATAAATAAGGACTTCTTTGAGAACAACGTTCTGCAGTTGGACCCGTCTTTGCTGACAGAGAATGgtatgaagtgctttgagaggTTCTTCAAGGCTGTCAACTGCAGGGAGGGCAAGCTGGTAGCGAAGCGCAGGGCCTACATGATGGATGACCTGGAACTAATTGGCTTGGACTACCTCTGGAGG GTGGTAATTCAAGGAAGTGATGACATTGCCAGCCGAGCAATAGACCTGCTGAAAGAGATCTATACTAACCTTGGACCAAAACTTCAAGTCAATCAG GTCGAAATTCACGAGGATTTTATCCAGTCATGTTTTGACCGTCTGAAGGCATCCTATGACACCTTGTGTGTGTTGGATGGAGATAAAGACAGCATCAACTGTGCTCGTCAGGAGGCCATCCGCATGGTGCGAGTTCTCACTGTGCTCAAAGAGTACATCAatgagtgtgacagtgactaCCATGAGGAGAGGACTATACTGCCCATGTCCAG AGCTTTCCGTGGGAAACATATCACATTGATCGTACGCTTCCCCAACCAGGGGCGCCAGGTTGATGACTTGGATATCTGGTCACACACTAATGACACAATTGGCTCTGTTCGGCGTGGCATCCTCAATAGGATCAAAGCTAATGCTGCTCATACAAAGATAGAGCTCTTCATTGGTGGAGAGGTTGTTGATCCAGCTGATGACAGGAAGCTGATTGGACAGCtaaatttaaaagacaaaacg CTGATCACAGCCAAGCTGACCCAGGTGAGTGCCAACATGCCTTCAAGCCCAGACAGCTCCTCCGACTCATCTACTGGCTCTCCTGGTAACCACGGCAACCACTTTAGCGATGGGCCTAATCCTGAGGTTGAGAGCTTTCTTCCTGGTGTG ATAATGTCGCTACATCTGCGCTACATCTCCTTCCTGTGGCAAGTGGCAGACCTCGGCTGCAGCCTCAACATGCCTTTGCTTAGAGATGGAGCTCGTGTTCTCATGAAGCTTATGCCCCCAG ATAACACTACAGTGGAGAATCTGAGAGCTGTTTGTCTAGACCACGCCAAACTTGGTGAGAACAGCCTCAGTCCTTCACTGGACTCGCGCTTTTTTGGCCCGTCTCCCTCACAAGTGCTCTACCTCATTGAG GTTGTATATGCATTGCTGATGCCAGCCATTGCCACGCTGGGTGAGGATGCAAGTGACTTCCAGTACAACTTCTTGAAGAGTGGCGGGCTTCCCCTGGTGTTGAGCATGCTCACCAGGAACAACTTCCTCCCAACAGCAGATATGGAGACACGACGTGGAGCATACCTCAATGCACTTAAGATTGCCAAGCTCCTCCTGACTTCAGTGGGGTTTGGACATGTGAAGGCTGTGGCAGAGGCCTGCCAACCCAATGCTGAAGGAAACATTCCTGTTTCTCCG ATTAACCAGGCCACTCATGACCAGGCCCTGGTCCTCCAGAGTGCCCTGCAGAACATCCCTAACCCTGCCTCAGAGTGCATGCTGCGCAACGTAGCCATCCGCCTGGCCCAGCAGATTTCTGATGAG AATTTTTTTCAGACATCAAAATACCTCCCAGACATATGTGTGATCCGAGCAGTACAGAAGATAGTGTGGGCTTCAGGCTGTGGTACAGTGCAGCTCGTCTTCAGTTCCAATGAAGAAATCAGCAAGATATACGAGAAG ACAAATGCAGCGAAGGAGCCAGATGGGGAGGATGAGCAGGTGTGTTGCGAGGCCCTGGAAGTCATGACGTTATGTTTTGCCCTCATGCCCACGGCTTTGGACACACTCAGTAAGGAGAAAGCCTGGCAGACCTTCATCATAGACTTGCTGCTGCACTGCCATAGCAA ATCTGTTCGTCAGATGGCCCAGGAGCAGTTTTTCCTAATGGCAACTCGATGCTGCATGGGCCATCGACCCCTCCTATTCTTTATCACCCTCCTCTTCACTGTGCTAGGG AGTACAGCCAAGGAGCGAGCCAAATATGCTGGGGACTACTTCATTTTGCTCAGACACCTGCTGAACTATGcttacaacagcaacatcaacCTGCCAAATGCTGAGGTGCTGCTCAACAATGAGATTGACTGGCTGAAACGGATAAGG GATGAGGTTAAGAGGACAGGGGAGACGGGTGTGGAGGACACCATCCTGGAGGGCCACCTTGGAGTCACTAAAGAACTTCTAGCCTTCCAGACACCAGAGAAGAAATATTACATTGGTTGTGAGAAGGGAGGAGCAAACCTCATTAAG GAGCTGATTGATGACTTCATTTTCCCAGCATCAAACGTCTACCTGCAGTACATGAAGAGTGGGGAGTTCCCCACAGAGCAGGCAATCCCAGTATGCAGCACCCCTGCTTCCATCAACGCTGGCTTTGAGCTTCTGGTAGCACTGGCTGTCGGTTGTGTTCGCAATCTTAAACAGATCGTGGACACTCTGACTGACATGTACTACTTAG GGTGTGAAACATTGACAGAGTGGGAGTACTTGCCTCCTGTGGGGCCACGGCCCAACAAAGGCTTTGTAGGTCTGAAGAATGCTGGAGCCACCTGTTACATGAACTCTGTCATTCAGCAGCTGTACATGATCCCTCCTATTCGCAATGGCATCCTGGCCATCGAGGGCACAGGCACCGATGTGGATGATGACATGTCAGGGGATGAGAAGCAGGAGAATGAG AGTAATGTGGATCCTCGGGATGAGGTGTTCAGCTACCACCATCAGTTTGATGATAAGCCCTCCAGTAAGTCGGAGGACAGGAAAGAGTACAACATTGGGGTCCTTCGCCACCTACAGGTCATCTTTGGCCATTTAGCTGCATCCAGACTGCAGTACTATGTCCCTAGGGGATTCTGGAAGCAGTTCAG GTTATGGGGTGAGCCAGTGAACTTGCGAGAGCAGCATGATGCTCTCGAGTTTTTCAACTCTTTGGTGGATAGTCTGGATGAAGCTCTGAAAGCCTTGGGCCACCCCGCTATGCTCAGTAAAGTGCTGGGAGGATCATTTGCTGACCAGAAGATCTGTCAGGGATGCCCCCACAG GTATGAGTGTGAGGAGTCATTCACAACACTCAATGTAGACATCAGAAATCACCAGAACCTGTTGGACTCCATGGAGCAGTATGTTAAAGGAGATCTGCTGGAGGGAGCAAACGCCTACCACTGTGAGAAGTGTAATAAGAAG GTGGACACAGTGAAGCGCCTGCTGATTAAGAAGCTGCCACCAGTCCTGGCCATCCAGCTGAAGCGCTTTGACTACGACTGGGAACGGGAGTGTGCCATCAAGTTCAATGACTACTTTGAGTTCCCCAGGGAATTGGACATGGAGCCATACACGGTAGCTGGTGTGGCTAAGTTGGAGGGTGATGACGTCAATCCGGAGAACCAGGTGATCCAACAGAATGAGCCCTCTGAACCCACACCTCCAGGTAGCTCCAAATATCGTCTGGTGGGAGTGCTGGTCCACTCAGGCCAGGCCAGTGGCGGACATTACTACTCCTACATAATCCAGAGGAATGGGGGTGATGGTGAGAGGAACCGCTGGTATAAGtttgatgatggtgatgtgacTGAGTGCAAAATGGACGAtgaagaggagatgaagaacCAGTGCTTTGGAGGAGAGTACATGGGGGAGGTGTTTGATCATATGATGAAAAGGATGTCGTACCGGAGACAGAAGCGCTGGTGGAATGCCTACATCCTTTTCTATGAGCGAATGGACTCATTGGACAAGGACAGTGAGCTTGTGAAATACATCTCAGAGCTGACCATCTCTTCCACCAAGCCACATCAGGTCAAGATGCCTGGTGTCATTGAGTGCAGTGTCCGCAAGCAGAATGTCCAGTTCATGCACAACAGAATGCAATACAGCCTGGAATATTTCCAGTTCATTAAGAAACTTCTGACCTGTAACAGTGTCTATTTAAACCCTCCTCCAG gacAAGACCATCTTCTGCCAGAGGCAGAGGAGACTGCTATGATAAGTGCTCAGCTGGCTGCTAGATTCCTCTTCAGCACAGGTTTCCACACCAAGAAGGTAGTACGGGGTCCTGCCAGTGACTG GTATGACGCACTCTGCATCCTGCTGAGACACAGCAAGAATGTACGCTATTGGTTTGCACACAACGTTCTGTTTGCTTACCCTAACCGGTTTTCTGAATACCTGCTTGAGTGCCCAAGTGCTGAGGTCCGTGGTGCATTTGCCAAGCTCATTGTCTTCATCGCTCACTTCTCTCTGCAAGACGGCCCCTGCCCCTCCCCCACTGCCTCGCCTGGACCCTCAACTCAG GGCTGTGATAACCTTAGTCTAAGTGACCACCTTTTAAGAGCTGTCCTCAACCTGCTCAGAAGAGAGGTTTCTGAACACGGCCGTCACCTGCAGCAGTACTTCAACCTCTTTGTCATGTACGCCAATCTGG GTCTGGCAGAAAAGACTCAGCTGCTAAAGCTGAATGTCCCCGCAACGTTCATGTTGGTTGCTCTGGACGAGGGTCCTGGCCCTCCCATCAAATACCAATATGCTGAGCTGGGTAAGCTCTACACTGTGGTTTCCCAGCTGGTCCGCTGCTGTGATGTTTCCTCACGCATGCAGTCCTCCATCAATG GTAATCCTCCTCTTCCTAACCCATATGGAGACACCAACCTCACAGCCCCAGTGATGCCTGTGCAGCAGCTGGTGGCAGAGATCctgtttgtgaggaccagctaCGTGAAGAAGATCATTGAAGACTGCAGCAACTCTGAGGAGACGGTGAAGCTGCTTCGCTTCAGCTGCTGGGAGAACCCTCAGTTCTCCTCCACTGTGCTCAGTGAACTGCTCTGGCAG GTGGCGTATTCTTACACCTATGAGCTGAGGCCTTACCTGGACTTGCTGCTGCAGATCCTCCTCATCGAGGACTCGTGGCAGACACACAG GATCCACAATGTGCTAAAGGGAataccagatgatagagatgggCTGTTTGACACCATCCAGCGCTCTAAGAACCACTACCAGAAAAGGGCCTACCAGTGCATCAAGTGCATGGTGGCTCTGTTCAGCAACTGCTCTGTGGCTTATCAGATCCTTCAA AGTAATGGTGACCTGAAACGAAAGTGGACGTGGGCAGTAGAGTGGTTAGGGGACGAGCTGGAGAGGAGGCCATACACAGGGAATCCTCAGTACACCTACAACAACTGGTCTCCTCCAGTTCAGAGCAATGAGACCTCCAACGGATATTTCCTGGAGCGCTCACACAGTGCACGTATGACTTTGGCAAAGGCCTGTGAACTCTGTCCTGAGGAG GAGCCAGATGAACAGGAAGCACCTGATGATCAAGACTCCTCTCCACCCGAGGACACGTCTCTGTACCCACATTCTCCTGGAACCACCCAGTTTCAGCAG AACAACCATCCCCATGGGCAGCCGTACACCGGGCCTGCTGCTCAGCACATGAACAACCCCCAGCGTCCTGGTCCTGCCTCTGCCCCGACTCCTGGCCCAACCCAGACCCCAACCCCAGGCCCTGGTCCCACTCCCGGTCCAGGCCCGCGAGCACAAGAGAACTGGGAGAGCACCGAGGAGGTCACCCCAGCCCCAGCCCCagccaccacctccacctccaccaccccAGCACCTGCCCCACCAAAGGAGTAA